TCAGGTTCAAAAGGGGTATTTTGGCGACTGGCAGTATCTGATAGATGCGCATTCCGGCGATATTTTAGGCAAGGGGAATTGGGCGGAGGGGGAGCGTCATCCAAGGAGTTCTTCTCCGTGGGATAGTTCAGGTGCGCAGCGGCGAAAGAATATGGCTCCTGCGCCCAAGCCGGTTCCAGAAAAAGAAGTTCCCATTTTCAAGGCGGACAGCGCCCGGCCCATTCCGGAACTTCAGTTAAATAAACAAGATAACACTCCCGGGACTAAAAACCCGAGCGTATCGCCCCAGCCGGACATTTCCTCACCAACCCCGGTGCCGATTCGCAAGGGGAGTGGCCAGCTTTCCCCGTGTCAAGACCCCCGAATTTAGGACGCTTTTTCCAGCAGTTGTTCGTATCGTTCTCTGAACAACAGGGGCGGCATTTTGAGGGCGGAGTGGATTCGGGTGTGGTTGTATTGCCAGAGCAGGCGATCCTTGTAACCCTTGCACCTCCGATATGAACTGCGACAATCAGCCCCCTCCCGGTCCGGCGGATTTGGTAATTTTGCTGTGGAACCTCTATACGGGAGGCAACCCGCCAGGCGCTGGCTGCCCGCCGCCGTAGCGATTTTATCTCGACAAAAAGTAGATACCAGGTTTTAGACGGTTCCCAGTTCGGGGATTGACAAATGCCCTTCCGCCCCGTAGCTTTTGGCCAACCTAAAGAAAAGGAGTAGGGTATGGCTTCGGTGAACAAGGTGATTTTAATCGGCAATTTGGGGAAGGACCCGGATTTACGCTACACCCCGTCCGGGCAGGCGGTGGCCACTTTTTCTTTGGCCACCAACGACCGTTACAAGGACAAGGACGGACAGATGGTGGAGCGGGCGGAGTGGCACAACATCGTGGTCTGGGGAAAACAGGCGGAAACCGCCAAGGAGTATTTGAAAAAAGGGCGCCAGATTTTTGTGGAGGGGCGGATTTCCTACCGCACCTACGACGACCGGGAGGGGAACAAGCGCTACATCACCGAGGTGGTGGCCCAGCGCATCCAGTTTTTGGGACGGCGGGAAGAGGCGCCGGAGACCGTCCCCGCCGAGCCGGATATGGAAGCGCCGGGAACAGAAGAAGAGAACCTTCCCTTCTAAATGTTTTTGCTTAAAAAGCCGGTCTCGTCCAGTGTCTGGATTGGGCTGGCTTTGTTTTTTGTTTCCTTCGGGATTTATTGCGCCACGCTGGCCCGTACGGTTGGCTTTATCGATTCCGGCGAGCTGGCATGGGCCTCCGCCACGCTCGGCATCCCCCATCCCACCGGCTACCCGCTCTATACGTTATTAACCTACCTTTTCGTTTCGGCCCTTCCTTTTCTTGAGCCGATTGTGGCCATCAATCTTTTCTCCGCTCTTATTGTCTCCGCCGCGACGGTCGGTTTTTTTTTGTTTTAACTAATTTACAAACCGAGCTGGACTGGAAAAGAGAGGCCGCCGCGGGACTCGTTGCGCTCGCCGCCGCCACGTCTCCCATCTGGTGGTCGCAGGCCACCGGCAACGAGGTGTACGGGCTTAATCTTTTCTTTGTCACCCTCGTTTTTTTGCTTCTATTCCAGTTGTTAAAGGGAAACCACTTACCCCGGAATTTTCTTTTGCTCGCCTATATCTTGGGGCTGGCTTTCACCAACCATTTGCAAATCGTGCTTCTGTTTCCCACTTTGCTTTTACTCTTTCTCTTTCATCGTGGGTCGTGGGAGCTGAACCTGCGGAGTTGGATTTTGGCGGGTTTTCTGTTCTTCCTTGGGCTTTTGACCTATCTCTATTTGCCCATCCGCTCCGCAGCGGGCCCGCTCGCGGATTGGGGCGCGACTTCCGATTGGGGGAACTTCCTCCGCCACATCACCGGCTGGCAGTACCGGGTCTATATATTCGACATTCCGTTCGACCAAATGGTGGAGAACGGAATGGCCGCCCTTGGCACTGTTGCCACCCAGCTCAAATGGCCGCTTTGGATTTTATTTGCAGGATTGTTCTTCGTCCGGTTGCCGAACCGAAAAGTCCTGCTTCCCCTGCTGCTTTATCCGGTCATCATCCTCGTCTACAACGCCGGCTATGCCATTCCGGACATCGATTTTTACTACCTGCCGGTGATTTTTTGCCTCTTTATATTGGCCGGGGCTGGAGTTTTCGGATGGTTCTCCTATTTTTCAAAATTAAAAGAAGGGAAAGGAAAAGCCATAGCGGCCTTTTTGATTTTCCTTTCGGCTTCGACGGCTTATGCCGCCTTTTCCAATTGGGGAAGCGCCGACCAGTCCAAAAACCGATTTGCCCAAGAAGTAGTGGAAAATATTTACGCCTCGGCGCCGGATGGCGGGCTGGTTTTCACCGCGCAATGGGATCATTACTCCCCGTGGCTCTACAACCATTTTGCTCTGGGAAAAAGGCCGGATTTGAAAATACTGAATGTCAATCTGACCAACCGCTCCTGGTATCTCGATTTCCTTGCGCGCGCCCTGCCGGAAACCGTCGAGGGATTGGAGTCGAAAATGGATGCCTACCGCGCCATGGTGCGGGATTTTGAAACCGGAAGACCGATCGACACGACCCAAATCGAAGGTTTGCGCCAGACGATTCTTGCTTCCATGCTGCGCAAAGGTTACGCCTCCGGCCCGGTTTATTTCGACGTTGGCACGGGTTTCGACTCCGCGGCGGGCTGGTTTATGGCCCCGGAAGGGGCGCTTTTCCGGGCGTACGACCGGCCGGGTTATTATCCTTTTG
The sequence above is drawn from the Verrucomicrobiia bacterium genome and encodes:
- a CDS encoding single-stranded DNA-binding protein, encoding MASVNKVILIGNLGKDPDLRYTPSGQAVATFSLATNDRYKDKDGQMVERAEWHNIVVWGKQAETAKEYLKKGRQIFVEGRISYRTYDDREGNKRYITEVVAQRIQFLGRREEAPETVPAEPDMEAPGTEEENLPF
- a CDS encoding DUF2723 domain-containing protein → MFLLKKPVSSSVWIGLALFFVSFGIYCATLARTVGFIDSGELAWASATLGIPHPTGYPLYTLLTYLFVSALPFLEPIVAINLFSALIVSAATVGFFLF
- a CDS encoding DUF2723 domain-containing protein codes for the protein MDWKREAAAGLVALAAATSPIWWSQATGNEVYGLNLFFVTLVFLLLFQLLKGNHLPRNFLLLAYILGLAFTNHLQIVLLFPTLLLLFLFHRGSWELNLRSWILAGFLFFLGLLTYLYLPIRSAAGPLADWGATSDWGNFLRHITGWQYRVYIFDIPFDQMVENGMAALGTVATQLKWPLWILFAGLFFVRLPNRKVLLPLLLYPVIILVYNAGYAIPDIDFYYLPVIFCLFILAGAGVFGWFSYFSKLKEGKGKAIAAFLIFLSASTAYAAFSNWGSADQSKNRFAQEVVENIYASAPDGGLVFTAQWDHYSPWLYNHFALGKRPDLKILNVNLTNRSWYLDFLARALPETVEGLESKMDAYRAMVRDFETGRPIDTTQIEGLRQTILASMLRKGYASGPVYFDVGTGFDSAAGWFMAPEGALFRAYDRPGYYPFETPPLGFSRTEFAGLPEEKIIRREVESLNWILNLRKNYEKIFGPKSPAGDTRNRP